The following are encoded together in the Bradyrhizobium genosp. L genome:
- a CDS encoding SDR family NAD(P)-dependent oxidoreductase yields MSTTTHAPKSVDPSASLHAESLGLAQSRGRLNGRRIIVVGAGQRNVVDEHPPVGNGRAMSVLFAREGASVACLDINKDAADDTVAQITKEGGKAFTDVVDAADVSQIAPAVERCVQQLGGLDGVALSVGISSGLSLPKMTAEAWDRDYAVNVRSHMLFAQKALEVMAPGGAIILISSMASQRAGGHNPAYESSKAAQIALGRAIARAGEPKGIRCNVIAPGFIDTPMGRDASRRRSDRAVTVPFGRQGTGWEVAYTALFLISNESSYVNAHTLFLDAGHMGGIVRS; encoded by the coding sequence ATGTCGACCACCACCCATGCGCCGAAATCCGTCGATCCGTCCGCATCGCTGCATGCGGAATCGCTGGGGCTGGCGCAGAGCCGCGGCCGGCTCAATGGCCGCCGCATCATCGTGGTCGGCGCCGGACAGCGCAACGTCGTCGACGAGCATCCGCCTGTTGGGAACGGCCGCGCGATGAGCGTGCTGTTCGCGCGCGAAGGCGCCTCCGTCGCATGTCTCGACATCAACAAGGACGCGGCCGACGACACCGTCGCGCAGATCACGAAGGAAGGCGGCAAGGCCTTCACCGACGTGGTCGATGCCGCCGATGTCAGTCAGATCGCGCCGGCGGTGGAGCGCTGCGTGCAACAGCTCGGCGGGCTCGACGGGGTGGCGCTGAGCGTCGGAATCTCCTCCGGCCTGTCGTTGCCCAAGATGACAGCCGAGGCCTGGGACAGGGACTATGCCGTCAACGTACGCAGCCACATGCTGTTCGCGCAGAAGGCGCTGGAGGTGATGGCGCCGGGCGGCGCGATCATCCTGATCTCCTCGATGGCGAGCCAACGCGCCGGCGGTCACAACCCGGCCTATGAATCCTCCAAGGCGGCGCAGATCGCGCTGGGCCGGGCAATCGCACGGGCCGGTGAACCCAAAGGCATTCGCTGCAACGTGATCGCGCCCGGCTTCATCGACACGCCGATGGGCCGCGACGCCAGCCGCCGCCGCTCGGACCGGGCCGTGACAGTGCCTTTCGGCCGCCAGGGCACCGGCTGGGAGGTCGCCTATACTGCGTTGTTCCTGATTTCGAACGAATCCTCCTACGTCAACGCGCACACGCTGTTCCTCGATGCCGGCCACATGGGCGGGATCGTGCGCAGCTAG
- a CDS encoding DUF1993 domain-containing protein: MSFHDAVVPAYLQILNSLTGILTKAEAHCEAKKIEPAVLLGSRLYPDMLPLTKQVQLVCDHAARGCARLTHSEVPSTPDTETSFAELKQRLAKTIDYVKSFTPAQFEGGDAKEVTFPIGAGKTMTLSGQQFVSGFSFPNFYFHAVTAHGILRHNGVEIGKRDFLGAA, translated from the coding sequence ATGTCCTTTCATGACGCCGTCGTCCCCGCCTACCTCCAGATCCTCAACAGCCTCACCGGCATCCTCACCAAGGCCGAGGCGCATTGCGAGGCCAAGAAGATCGAGCCGGCGGTGCTGCTGGGATCGCGGCTCTATCCCGACATGCTGCCGCTGACCAAGCAGGTGCAGCTGGTTTGCGATCACGCCGCCCGCGGCTGCGCGCGGCTGACGCATAGCGAGGTGCCGTCGACGCCGGATACCGAGACGAGCTTTGCCGAGTTAAAGCAGCGGCTGGCCAAGACGATCGACTATGTGAAATCGTTCACGCCGGCGCAGTTCGAAGGCGGCGACGCCAAGGAGGTCACCTTCCCGATCGGCGCCGGCAAAACCATGACCCTGAGCGGCCAGCAATTCGTCAGCGGCTTCTCGTTCCCGAACTTCTATTTCCATGCCGTGACCGCGCACGGCATCCTGCGCCACAACGGTGTCGAGATCGGCAAGCGCGATTTCCTCGGCGCTGCCTGA
- a CDS encoding lytic murein transglycosylase, with translation MIAAVAAALALSPMASAQQLFGDPPPVKPLPARPRPAAVAPRAASCHNGQSFDRFLAELKSKAVTAGVSQATLAEAGPYLTYDQGIVNRDRGQRVFGQIFTEFAGRMAANYRMQQGQQHIKTYAAAFARAEKEYGVPPAVIAAFWGLESDFGAQMGNLPTLKSLVSLAYDCRRSEMFQGETIAALKVIERGDLSPDEMIGSWAGELGQTQFLPTHYFNYAVDYDGDGHRNLLRSGPDVIGSTANYIATGLKWRRGEPWLQEVRVPQQANFPWDQADLTVKLPRSKWASLGVTYTDGKPLPNDEMPTSLLLPMGRMGPAFLAYANFAAYTEWNNSLIYSTTAGYLASRIAGAAPMQRPHGAVAQLPFAEIKELQGLLARAGYDVGKVDGVLGQASRSAVKAMQMKYGLPADSWPTAELLARMRGPRAQPAEAAMPGMR, from the coding sequence ATGATCGCTGCTGTCGCAGCGGCACTGGCGCTCTCGCCGATGGCATCGGCACAACAGCTGTTCGGCGACCCTCCCCCCGTAAAACCACTGCCCGCCAGACCGCGGCCGGCCGCCGTCGCACCGCGAGCGGCGTCCTGCCACAACGGGCAGAGCTTTGATCGCTTCCTCGCCGAGCTGAAATCCAAGGCGGTCACAGCCGGCGTCTCGCAAGCCACGCTGGCGGAAGCGGGGCCCTACCTCACCTACGACCAGGGCATCGTCAACCGCGACCGCGGCCAGCGCGTGTTCGGGCAGATCTTCACCGAGTTCGCCGGCCGCATGGCCGCGAACTACCGGATGCAGCAGGGCCAGCAGCACATCAAGACCTACGCCGCAGCGTTCGCGCGCGCCGAGAAGGAATACGGCGTGCCGCCGGCCGTGATCGCCGCGTTCTGGGGACTGGAAAGCGATTTCGGCGCCCAGATGGGCAATCTGCCGACGCTGAAATCTCTGGTGTCGCTGGCTTACGATTGCCGCCGCTCGGAGATGTTCCAGGGCGAGACCATCGCAGCGCTGAAGGTGATCGAGCGCGGCGATCTGTCGCCCGACGAGATGATCGGCTCCTGGGCTGGCGAGCTCGGCCAGACGCAATTTTTGCCGACGCACTATTTCAACTATGCGGTCGATTACGACGGCGACGGCCATCGCAACCTGCTGCGCAGCGGCCCCGACGTGATCGGCTCGACCGCGAACTACATTGCCACCGGGTTGAAGTGGCGGCGCGGCGAGCCGTGGCTGCAGGAGGTGCGCGTGCCGCAGCAAGCGAACTTCCCGTGGGACCAGGCCGACCTCACGGTCAAGCTGCCGCGCTCGAAATGGGCCTCGCTCGGCGTCACCTATACCGATGGCAAGCCGTTGCCGAACGACGAGATGCCGACCTCGTTGCTGCTGCCGATGGGCCGGATGGGTCCGGCGTTCCTGGCCTACGCGAATTTCGCCGCCTACACCGAGTGGAATAACTCGCTGATCTATTCGACCACCGCCGGCTATCTCGCCAGCCGCATCGCGGGGGCTGCGCCGATGCAGCGGCCGCACGGCGCGGTGGCGCAACTGCCGTTTGCCGAGATCAAGGAGCTGCAAGGCTTATTGGCACGCGCCGGCTACGACGTCGGCAAGGTCGACGGCGTGCTGGGACAAGCCAGCCGCAGCGCGGTGAAGGCGATGCAGATGAAGTACGGCCTGCCGGCGGACTCCTGGCCCACCGCAGAGCTTTTGGCGCGGATGCGCGGGCCACGTGCACAGCCGGCGGAAGCGGCGATGCCCGGGATGCGGTAG
- a CDS encoding ATP-binding protein, whose amino-acid sequence MWSFLERLLDYSTLSPHGICLLWEPELIWLHVISDAIIAVSYFSIPFALAILVSKRRDFQFGWMAWPFATFILACGLTHVFSIYTLWVPIYGIEGLLKALTAIASIFTAVLLWPLIPRILAIPTEQQLREAHVALAEEGRQRQRSEFLLQRFREAEAYESKIRQAQKMEAVGQLTGGIAHDFNNILTVITGTIDILADAVTHNRQLTEITGLIRDAADRGASLTRHLLAFARKQPLQPTDVDVNALMVDTIELLQPTIGDHVDIEFHPALTLPRALVDSNQLATAVINLALNARDAMPKGGRLRIETRIAELKPADVQGHDGLVAGDYVAIALIDNGQGIAEADLTKVFEPFFTTKEVGKGTGLGLSMVYGFVKQSNGHITLDSEIDRGTRVTLYLPRGAVNAQPVVLPRRQPELRGAREIVLIVEDDRLVRAYVLTQIESLGYTTLSASNGPEALALLDSGVPVDLLFTDVIMPGAMNGRELATEARRRRPALRVLFTSGYTENAIDHDGRLDEGVLFLAKPYSRADLASMLRVALREDEAAAREPAA is encoded by the coding sequence ATGTGGAGTTTTCTCGAGCGTCTCCTTGATTATTCGACGCTCTCGCCGCACGGCATTTGTTTGTTATGGGAGCCGGAGCTGATCTGGCTCCACGTCATTTCCGACGCCATCATTGCCGTTTCCTATTTCTCGATTCCGTTCGCGCTCGCCATCCTGGTGTCGAAGCGGCGCGATTTCCAGTTCGGATGGATGGCCTGGCCGTTCGCCACCTTCATCCTGGCCTGCGGGCTCACCCATGTGTTCTCGATCTACACGCTGTGGGTACCGATCTACGGCATCGAAGGCCTGCTCAAGGCGCTGACCGCGATCGCCTCGATCTTCACCGCGGTGCTGCTGTGGCCGCTGATCCCGCGAATCCTGGCGATCCCGACCGAGCAGCAGCTGCGCGAGGCGCATGTCGCGCTGGCCGAGGAGGGCCGGCAGCGCCAGCGCTCGGAATTCCTGCTGCAGCGCTTTCGCGAGGCCGAGGCCTATGAGAGCAAGATCCGCCAAGCGCAGAAGATGGAGGCGGTCGGCCAGCTCACCGGCGGCATCGCGCACGACTTCAACAACATCCTCACCGTGATCACCGGCACCATCGACATCCTCGCCGATGCGGTCACCCACAACCGGCAGCTCACCGAGATCACCGGCCTGATCCGCGACGCCGCCGACCGCGGCGCCTCGCTGACCCGGCATTTGCTCGCCTTCGCGCGCAAGCAGCCGCTGCAGCCGACCGATGTCGACGTCAACGCGCTGATGGTCGACACCATCGAACTGTTGCAGCCGACCATCGGCGACCATGTCGACATCGAGTTTCATCCCGCGCTGACTTTGCCGCGTGCGCTGGTCGATTCCAACCAGCTCGCCACCGCGGTGATCAATCTGGCGCTGAACGCGCGCGACGCGATGCCGAAGGGCGGCCGGCTCAGGATCGAGACCCGCATCGCCGAGCTGAAGCCCGCCGATGTGCAGGGCCATGACGGCCTCGTCGCCGGCGACTATGTGGCGATCGCGCTGATCGACAACGGCCAGGGCATCGCGGAGGCGGACCTGACGAAGGTATTCGAGCCGTTCTTCACCACCAAGGAGGTCGGCAAGGGTACCGGGCTCGGCCTGAGCATGGTCTATGGCTTCGTCAAGCAATCCAACGGTCATATCACGCTCGACAGCGAGATCGACCGCGGCACCCGCGTCACGCTGTATTTGCCGCGCGGCGCGGTCAACGCGCAGCCGGTGGTGCTGCCTCGGCGGCAACCGGAACTGCGCGGCGCGAGGGAGATCGTGCTGATCGTCGAGGACGACAGGCTGGTGCGCGCCTATGTGCTGACCCAGATCGAAAGCCTGGGCTACACCACGCTGTCGGCAAGCAACGGGCCGGAGGCGCTGGCGCTGCTCGACAGCGGCGTGCCGGTCGATCTCCTGTTCACCGACGTCATCATGCCGGGCGCGATGAACGGCCGCGAGCTCGCCACCGAAGCGCGCAGGCGGCGGCCGGCCTTACGCGTGCTGTTCACCTCGGGTTACACCGAGAACGCGATCGACCATGACGGCCGGCTCGACGAGGGCGTCCTGTTCCTGGCCAAGCCCTACAGCCGCGCCGATCTCGCCAGCATGCTGCGCGTCGCCTTGCGCGAGGACGAAGCGGCCGCGCGCGAGCCGGCGGCGTAG